One region of Mucilaginibacter gotjawali genomic DNA includes:
- a CDS encoding Gfo/Idh/MocA family protein produces the protein MKTIRWGILGAGRIARKFASDLKLVEGAELIAVGSRSKASAEDFSKDFPVKYTHDSYQELAGNAEVDVIYIATPHNLHYENTLLCINNGKAVLCEKPFAMNARQAELMMSLAKEKKVFLMEALWTKFHPHFLKMQEMIGQGLLGEIRSVLINFGFKPTPPVPLRLFDPELGGGTVMDIGIYNVFMAMSILGMPDHVDAVMTPASTGVDEQCAILFRYHNGAMAQLFSTFSSNLATEADICGSEGRIRLTSRFYEPSSTIEFYKERADSVEVIPVHKEPGFGYQYEARHVNDCLRIGLTESPVIPFADTLLLMQTLDKIRAIAGIGYAADDAK, from the coding sequence ATGAAAACCATCCGCTGGGGTATTTTGGGTGCCGGGCGCATCGCGCGAAAATTCGCCTCTGATCTTAAATTGGTTGAAGGGGCAGAATTAATAGCCGTTGGCTCGCGATCAAAGGCATCTGCTGAAGATTTCAGTAAAGACTTCCCTGTTAAATACACACATGACAGCTACCAGGAACTTGCCGGAAACGCTGAAGTGGACGTGATCTACATTGCTACGCCGCATAACCTGCATTATGAAAACACTTTGCTTTGTATAAACAATGGCAAGGCGGTGTTATGCGAAAAACCTTTTGCCATGAATGCCCGGCAGGCTGAACTGATGATGAGCCTGGCGAAAGAAAAGAAGGTGTTTTTAATGGAAGCTTTGTGGACAAAGTTTCATCCGCATTTCTTAAAAATGCAGGAAATGATAGGGCAGGGGCTGCTTGGCGAGATCAGATCGGTATTGATCAACTTTGGGTTTAAACCTACGCCGCCAGTCCCACTCAGGTTGTTTGATCCTGAATTGGGCGGTGGTACCGTAATGGATATCGGCATTTACAATGTTTTTATGGCGATGAGCATATTGGGTATGCCTGATCATGTAGACGCTGTAATGACACCCGCTTCAACCGGCGTTGATGAACAATGCGCCATTCTTTTTCGCTATCATAATGGGGCGATGGCGCAATTATTCTCAACTTTTTCGTCCAACCTTGCAACAGAAGCAGATATATGCGGCAGCGAGGGGAGGATCAGGCTTACTTCAAGGTTTTATGAACCATCATCCACTATTGAGTTTTATAAAGAACGGGCAGACAGTGTTGAAGTTATCCCTGTGCACAAAGAACCGGGTTTTGGTTACCAGTATGAAGCCAGGCATGTAAATGATTGTTTGCGGATCGGTTTAACCGAAAGCCCGGTAATACCTTTTGCCGATACGCTGTTGCTAATGCAAACGCTGGATAAAATAAGGGCGATTGCTGGAATCGGGTATGCAGCGGATGATGCAAAGTGA